The window TTTAATGAAAGGCAGCGCAGGGTCGATATGACCGGAGACAAAGTTTTCATCCATATCCTGACCGGGGGAACGATAGATATGCGTTGGACGGTTATGGCAATCAATGCAATCCATTAGACGCTTCTGTCCTTTGGCTTGCTCCTCCTCCTTGGTGAGAGGCGAATCCTCCTGTCTGTATTCGGTGAGAGTGCCGTTCTTCTCCTTAACGGCGACATAGGGAATATCAAGACGTTTATTGTCCCTGGCAAAGTAATAAACTTCGCTGCTGATATGCCAGTGTATTCCCGCCGCGGTCGGGGACTTGGGACTGCCGCCGATCTTGATCAGCATATTGATTTCTCTCGGAGTATTTTTTTCATCGGCCGCATAGTGATAGAATATCCTTTGCCTGCCTGAGTAAAACTTTTCCGGCCAATGGCAGCGCTCGCAGATGTCGCGCGCGGGGCGGAGATTGGCTACGGGTGTTTCGATCGGAGAAGAATAGGTATGAGCCAGTACCGCATATATCTGTTTCAATCCGGAAATCTTGGCCTTGACATACCACTTTGCACCCGGTCCGATATGGCAATCAACGCAGCGAACCCGGGCATGGGGGGATGTTCCCCAGGCGCTGTATTCCGGCGTCATTACCGTGTGGCAGAGTTTTCCGCAAAATTCAGGAGATTCGGTGAAATGATAGCCCTTGAGAGCGGCTATGGAAATGATGAGAACAAAGAGCACCGTGCCGAAGATAAAAATGACGAATAACCGGCGTTTGTGGCGGTCGTTCAAGTCAAGATCGGGGTAGGGGGTGATAGTGTCAGGTTTCGCCTGTCGATGCCGTTGCCTTAGGCGGAAGGCGCCAATGGGAACAAGAAGCAATCCTATAATCAGCATTGCGGGGAAAATAAAGTAAACGAGTACGCCCAAATAGGGGCTTTCCACGCCGGTAATTATTTCCATGGACAGCATGACAATGATCAGGCTGGTAGCCACCACGGCCAGAATCATACCAATCAGGCTGACTATATTGAAGAAATACCCGAGTATTTCTTTCCGTTTTTCCGACATTTTTCCTCCTTTGTTTATCCTACACGGGCTTTTTCACATAATAATAAAAACAACCCTCATTTAACGGAGGGTTGCAGGGGTATTGCATTCAACGTTGCGGAACATAGAGGGAATGTCGTCGCTTGTCAAGAAATATTTCCTTATAATTATTTTTCCTTGACAAGACTGCTTCTTCTGAGTTAATTGCCACCAAAATGGTGGTATATGGATTTTAAGGGAGGGTTATGAGAGTTTCCACAAGGTCCCGCTACGGTGTCAGGTTGATGCTCGTTCTTGCCCGCAACTATGGCAAGGGCTATTTTTATTTGAAGGATATTGCCCGGGGAGAGGGCATATCGGAAAAATATTTAAGTCAGATTGCGATATCGCTCCGGGACACCGGTTTATTAAATTCGAGTCGGGGGGCCCGTGGCGGTTATACCCTGACAAAGGCGCCGGCGCAGATCACCCTTAAAGAAATTGTTGACGTTCTGGAAGGAGGCACATCGCTTGTGGATTGCGTCAAGGATAAATCCGTCTGCGCCCGCTCGCCTATCTGCGCCAGCCGCGATGTCTGGGTGTTGCTCGGAGAAAAGATATCGGAGGCGCTTGCTTCCATCAATCTGGAGCAATTGCTAAGGCTGAAGATGGATAAAATTGAAGATTCACTTTCTCCGCGCATATGATGGCGGCGGTATTAAATAAGGCAGTGAAACCAAAGGTGAGAACACAATGAAAGCGATATATCTGGATTATGCGGCGACTACGCCGACAGACCCCGCGGTTGTCAAGGCGATGCTTCCGTATTTCACGGAACATTTCGGCAATCCCTCCAGTCTGCATTCCTTTGGGCAGGAGGCGAAAAGGGCGGTGGAGACGGCGCGCGCTTCCGTTGCTTCCCTGATCGGCGCCGAGGCTGGAGAGATTGTCTTCACCAGCGGCGGCACGGAAAGCGACAATTTTGCCCTGAAGGGCGCGGTGGCGGCCAGGAAGGAGAAGGGCAACCATGTCATTACCACGGTGATAGAGCACCATGCGGTGCTTTCGACTTGCCATGACTTGGAACGACAAGGATGCCGGGTTACCTACCTTCCGGTGGACGGGTATGGCGCCGTAGATCCGGATGCCGTAAAAAACGCCGTCACGAATAAAACAATCCTGATTTCAATCATGCACGCCAATAACGAGGTGGGCACGATCCAGCCTCTCGCCGAAATTGGGAAAATCGCCCGGGCAAATGATATCTATTTTCATACCGATGCGGTGCAAACCTTTGGTCATATACCCATTGACGTAAATGAACTGAACGTGGATTTATTGAGCGCCTCCGGTCATAAACTGTACGGGCCAAAGGGAGTGGGAATCATCTATATCAGGAAGGGAACGAGGCTTGAGCCTTTCCTCCGCGGGGGCGGGCAGGAAAAAGGGCGCCGTTCCTCCACGCACAATGTGCCGGGCATCGTGGGCATGGGCAAGGCTTCGGAACTGTCCGGGAGGCTCTTGCAGGAAGAGGCAATAGTCATTGGCGCTCTGCGCGACAAATTGATCAGGGGGGTGCTAGATAACATCGACGAAACAAAACTGAACGGCCATCCGACGCAACGGCTCCCCAATAATGTAAATATCACGATTAATTACATTGAGGGGGAGGCGATGATCATGAACCTGGATATGGAAGGGATCGCCTGTTCCAGCGGCTCCTCCTGTTCTTCAGCGAGTTCTGCGGCGTCTCATGTTCTTGAAGCGCTCGGCACTCTGCCATCGCTTCCTCACGGTTCGCTCCGGTTTTCGCTGGGGAAGGCAACAACCACGGAGGATATCGATACGGTGCTCATGATTTTGCCCCGCATCGTGAGGAATTTGCGTTCCCTGTCGCCGCGCTACCGGAAAAAGGAAAGACTGGGAAAATGATGAAGAAGGTTCTCGTAGCCATGAGCGGCGGAGTGGATTCATCAGTCGCGGCTTTACTGCTGAAGGAAGGCGGTTACGATGTTACGGGCATGACCATGTGCCTGGGCGTAGCCGACGGCGGCGACAGCGAGCAGGCGAAATGCTGCGGGTCCACAGCCATTGAAGATGCCCGCGGGATATGTGCCAGACTTGGCATTCCCCATTACGTTCTGGATTATTCGGCGCACCTGGCCGATAAGGTCATTCGCAAGTTTGTCTCCGAATATAGTCGGGGCAGGACGCCGAATCCCTGCATCGATTGCAACCGTTATCTGAAGTTCGGCAAGCTTTTGGCAACAGCGCGTTCTTCCGGATTCGACTTTCTGGCTACCGGGCATTACGCGGAAATCGGCAGGGAAGGGGAAACTTATTTTTTGAAAAGGCCGCGGGACAGAATGAAGGATCAAACGTACTTTCTTTACCCAATTGCTCCGGAGGCGCTGCCGTCGATTCTGTTCCCGCTTGCGCCCTTTGCCAAGGACGAGGTTCGCATGATGGCGCGTAAGGCCGATTTGCCAGTAGCGGAAAAAGCTGAAAGTCAGGACATCTGTTTTGTAAAGCAGAAGAATTACCATTTCTTCTTTGAGGGAAAGGGACTTATAAGCAAGCCGGGCGCAATCGTGAATTTGGCAGGGGAAAAATTGGGAGAACACCGGGGCGTTCCTTTTTATACGATAGGACAGAGAAGCGGGCTGGGGATCAGCAGTTCCTCCCCCTTGTACGTGGTGTCTCTGGATGTGCAGTCGAACCGGGTCGTCGTGGGAGAAAAAAAGGACCTGTATGCAAAAGGCCTGATTGCCGGTGATTTGAATATCCTGGTTGGGGGCGGCCATCTGCCGCCTGTGGCCGAGGCGAAGATCAGATACCGTAAAAAGGCGGCGCGCTGTGCGCTTTTTTTGCATGAGGACAAATTGAAAGTGATCTTTGAAGAAGCACAGGAGTCAATAACCCCCGGTCAAGCCGTGGTCTGTTATCAGGATGACCGAGTTCTGGCGGGAGGAGTAATCGAGGAGGCATTATATGGAATTAATTGAAAAAATAAAGAAACTCAAGAAGGAACGAAACGCGGTGATCCTGGCGCACAACTACCAGATAGACGAGGTGCAGGATATTGCCGATTATGTTGGCGATTCCCTCGGCTTAAGCATCCAGGCCTCCAAGACGGATGCCGACGTGATTGTTTTCTGCGGCGTTTACTTCATGGCGGAAACGGCGAAGATCCTTTCACCGCAAAAGACGGTGCTTATTCCCGATCCCAAGGCAGGCTGTCCCATGGCGAACATGATTACCGCCGAACAGCTCCGCGCTCTCAAGGCCCTGCATCCGGGAGTTAGGGCTTTATGTTATGTGAATACCACGGCGGAGGTAAAAGCCGAGTGCGATCTGGCCTGCACTTCCTCCAATGTCGTCTCGCTGGTGCGGGAAGCCTTCCGGGATGACGAGGAGATCATCTTCGTCCCCGACAAGCATCTGGCCAATTACGTTTCTGCGCAACTGGGGCGCCCGTTTATCACATGGAAGGGTTTTTGCCCGACGCATGCCCGCATTTTGCCGGAGGCTCTTGAGAAGCAGATAGAGCTCCATCCCGAGGCGGTGGTGATGGTGCATCCGGAATGCTCCGCTTCCGTTATTGCCTTGGCAGACCTGGTGCTTTCCACTGGCGGCATGTGCGCGCATGCCCGCGAAGCGGCGGCGGCGGAATTCATTGTCGGCACAGAAGTCGGCATTCTGCACCGGCTGCGCCTGGAGAATCCCGGCAAGAAATTTTATCCCGCCTCGGAACTTGCCGTCTGTCCGAACATGAAACGCACCACGCTGGAGAAGGTGCTGTGGTCTCTGGAGGGGATGGCGCACGAGGTCACTGTCCCCGATGAGGTACGGGAAAAGGCGCAGGGGTGTATCGAACGAATGTTGAACTACAGGTAAGGACATGGAAAAATTTGAGGTTACTTTTATTGGCACGAAGGAAAGAGAGACACGGATAGTCGGGGTGACGCAGGAGGCGCCGCTTACGCTCGAGGTGAACGGCAAGGAAATGGCTACGCTCCTGTGTTCGCCCACGGATCTGGAAAATCTCGTGCTCGGCTTTCTCTATAACTCCGGCGTAATAACTGACGCCGCCGCAATCGAGTCGCTGATCATTGACAAAGAGCTCTGGAAGGCAAGCATCGGCATCGATCCGGAAACATTGCCGGGTGAGTTCGTTTTTAAAAGGGTCTATACCTCAGGCTGCGGGAAGGGCATTATCTTTCACAACCCCCTCGATGTGCTACAGCGGGACAGGCTTGATTCCGATTTTGTGATTGCGGGGAAAAGGGTTTTTGAGCTTATGAAAACGTTCCTGAATTTCTCGGAGGAACATAAATCCACGCGGGGCGTGCACAGCGCTGCGGTGGCCTCCTGTGAGGGTGAGATGCTTATTTTCCGCGATGACCTGGGGAGACACAATGCTGTTGACAAGGTTATAGGCGAGGCGCTTGCGCAGGGGTTGAATTTTGAGGATAAGTGGCTGTTGACGAGCGGGCGGATATCTTCGGAAATCACCTCCAAGATGCTGCGCTGTCGCATTCCCCTGGTGGTTTCTTCCGGCGCTCCCACCGATCAGGCGATCAAGATTGCCCGGGATGCGGGACTCGGTATGGCAACCCTGGCCAAGGGAGGCGGGCTTAATATATATAGTTGTGCAGAACGGGTGAGCTGATAATTTTATCCGTAATTAAAAATAGTTACATATTTAATCTATTGTAAAGGAGAATGCTGTGGCTGAAGAAAAAAATAAATTGAAGGTTGAAACGCTGGCGCTGCATGGCGGACAGGAAGCGGATCCGACAACCGGCGCCCGGGCCGTGCCCATTTATCAGACGACGTCTTACCAGTTCAAGAGTACCGAGCATGCGGCGAATCTTTTCGCCCTGAAGGAATTCGGGAATATCTACACGCGGCTTATGAATCCCACAAACGATGTACTGGAAAAACGGATCGCCTTAATGGAAGGAGGCGTAGGGGCGCTGGCCGTAGCCAGCGGACAGTCCGCGATCGCGCTTGCCCTGCTCAATATCGCGCGTGCGGGCGACGAGATCGTCTCTGCCGATAACCTCTACGGTGGAACGTACAATCTCTTCCATTACACCTTTGCGCGGATGGGCATTACCGTGAAATTTGTTAAATCCAACGACCTGGAGGCCTTTCAGCAGGCTATTACCCCGAGGACCAAGGCCATCTATGCCGAATCCGTCGGGAACCCCAAACTCGACATTGCCGAGCTGGAAGGCTTGGCCGCCGTGGCGCACAAGAACCGGATTCCTTTCATATTGGACAACACCGTTTCCCCCTATCTGCTGCGGCCCTTTAATTTCGGGGTTGACGTCATCGTCTATTCCGCTACAAAATTCATTGGCGGACATGGCACGTCACTGGGCGGTCTGATTGTTGACTCGGGAAAGTTCGACTGGACGCAGGGAGACTTTCCGACGATTACCGACCCCGATCCCAGCTATCATGGCCTTGAATTTGTCAAGGCTCTGGCGCCGCTGGGAAATCTCGCGTTTATTGTCAAGGCCCGGGTAGGGCTGCTGCGGGACCTGGGGCCGGCCATGTCGCCCTTCAATGCGTTTCTCTTTTTGCAAGGTTTGGAGACGCTGCATTTAAGGATGCCGCGCCATTCGGAAAACGCGCTGGCGGTGGCCGCTTATCTGGAGACGCATCCCCGGGCAGCCTGGGTTAACTATCCCGGACTGGAATCGAGTGCGGAAAAAACGCGGGCCAAGAAGTATCTTCCCCAGGGCTGCGGCGCCATTATCGGCTTTGGAATCAAGGGAGGGGCGCAGGCCGGCAGGAAATTCATCGAGGCGCTCCATTTGATATCGCATTTGGCAAACATCGGGGATGCCAAGTCGCTTGCCATCCATCCGGCGACTACCACGCATCAGCAATTGACGGCGGAAGAACAGACAGCCACCGGGGTGACGCCTGATTTTATCCGTCTGTCCATTGGTCTTGAACACATTGACGACATCAAAGACGATATCGCACAGGCGCTGCAAAAAGCAGCCGTTTAACGTATAAGGGAGGAACAGGAAGATGATTTTTTCAGATATTACCAAGACGATAGGACGGACGCCGCTTGTCAAAATAAACAAGCTTGCCGCGGGAATGAAGGCGACGGTGCTGGTGAAGCTTGAATCGTTCAATCCGCTTTCCAGTGTCAAGGACCGCATCGGCGTGGCGATGATCGATGCCGCAGAGAAGCAGGAGAGAATCAACAGTGAGACGGTTATCATCGAGCCCACAAGCGGCAATACCGGAATCGCTCTGGCCTTCGTCTGTGCCGCCCGGGGATACAGACTTATCCTGACCATGCCGGACACCATGAGTGTGGAGAGGAGACAGCTGCTCAGCATCATGGGCGCGGAG is drawn from Syntrophobacterales bacterium and contains these coding sequences:
- a CDS encoding Rrf2 family transcriptional regulator, which encodes MRVSTRSRYGVRLMLVLARNYGKGYFYLKDIARGEGISEKYLSQIAISLRDTGLLNSSRGARGGYTLTKAPAQITLKEIVDVLEGGTSLVDCVKDKSVCARSPICASRDVWVLLGEKISEALASINLEQLLRLKMDKIEDSLSPRI
- a CDS encoding O-acetylhomoserine aminocarboxypropyltransferase/cysteine synthase, yielding MAEEKNKLKVETLALHGGQEADPTTGARAVPIYQTTSYQFKSTEHAANLFALKEFGNIYTRLMNPTNDVLEKRIALMEGGVGALAVASGQSAIALALLNIARAGDEIVSADNLYGGTYNLFHYTFARMGITVKFVKSNDLEAFQQAITPRTKAIYAESVGNPKLDIAELEGLAAVAHKNRIPFILDNTVSPYLLRPFNFGVDVIVYSATKFIGGHGTSLGGLIVDSGKFDWTQGDFPTITDPDPSYHGLEFVKALAPLGNLAFIVKARVGLLRDLGPAMSPFNAFLFLQGLETLHLRMPRHSENALAVAAYLETHPRAAWVNYPGLESSAEKTRAKKYLPQGCGAIIGFGIKGGAQAGRKFIEALHLISHLANIGDAKSLAIHPATTTHQQLTAEEQTATGVTPDFIRLSIGLEHIDDIKDDIAQALQKAAV
- the fdhD gene encoding formate dehydrogenase accessory sulfurtransferase FdhD codes for the protein MEKFEVTFIGTKERETRIVGVTQEAPLTLEVNGKEMATLLCSPTDLENLVLGFLYNSGVITDAAAIESLIIDKELWKASIGIDPETLPGEFVFKRVYTSGCGKGIIFHNPLDVLQRDRLDSDFVIAGKRVFELMKTFLNFSEEHKSTRGVHSAAVASCEGEMLIFRDDLGRHNAVDKVIGEALAQGLNFEDKWLLTSGRISSEITSKMLRCRIPLVVSSGAPTDQAIKIARDAGLGMATLAKGGGLNIYSCAERVS
- the nadA gene encoding quinolinate synthase NadA produces the protein MELIEKIKKLKKERNAVILAHNYQIDEVQDIADYVGDSLGLSIQASKTDADVIVFCGVYFMAETAKILSPQKTVLIPDPKAGCPMANMITAEQLRALKALHPGVRALCYVNTTAEVKAECDLACTSSNVVSLVREAFRDDEEIIFVPDKHLANYVSAQLGRPFITWKGFCPTHARILPEALEKQIELHPEAVVMVHPECSASVIALADLVLSTGGMCAHAREAAAAEFIVGTEVGILHRLRLENPGKKFYPASELAVCPNMKRTTLEKVLWSLEGMAHEVTVPDEVREKAQGCIERMLNYR
- the mnmA gene encoding tRNA 2-thiouridine(34) synthase MnmA: MMKKVLVAMSGGVDSSVAALLLKEGGYDVTGMTMCLGVADGGDSEQAKCCGSTAIEDARGICARLGIPHYVLDYSAHLADKVIRKFVSEYSRGRTPNPCIDCNRYLKFGKLLATARSSGFDFLATGHYAEIGREGETYFLKRPRDRMKDQTYFLYPIAPEALPSILFPLAPFAKDEVRMMARKADLPVAEKAESQDICFVKQKNYHFFFEGKGLISKPGAIVNLAGEKLGEHRGVPFYTIGQRSGLGISSSSPLYVVSLDVQSNRVVVGEKKDLYAKGLIAGDLNILVGGGHLPPVAEAKIRYRKKAARCALFLHEDKLKVIFEEAQESITPGQAVVCYQDDRVLAGGVIEEALYGIN
- the nifS gene encoding cysteine desulfurase NifS, encoding MKAIYLDYAATTPTDPAVVKAMLPYFTEHFGNPSSLHSFGQEAKRAVETARASVASLIGAEAGEIVFTSGGTESDNFALKGAVAARKEKGNHVITTVIEHHAVLSTCHDLERQGCRVTYLPVDGYGAVDPDAVKNAVTNKTILISIMHANNEVGTIQPLAEIGKIARANDIYFHTDAVQTFGHIPIDVNELNVDLLSASGHKLYGPKGVGIIYIRKGTRLEPFLRGGGQEKGRRSSTHNVPGIVGMGKASELSGRLLQEEAIVIGALRDKLIRGVLDNIDETKLNGHPTQRLPNNVNITINYIEGEAMIMNLDMEGIACSSGSSCSSASSAASHVLEALGTLPSLPHGSLRFSLGKATTTEDIDTVLMILPRIVRNLRSLSPRYRKKERLGK
- a CDS encoding NapC/NirT family cytochrome c produces the protein MSEKRKEILGYFFNIVSLIGMILAVVATSLIIVMLSMEIITGVESPYLGVLVYFIFPAMLIIGLLLVPIGAFRLRQRHRQAKPDTITPYPDLDLNDRHKRRLFVIFIFGTVLFVLIISIAALKGYHFTESPEFCGKLCHTVMTPEYSAWGTSPHARVRCVDCHIGPGAKWYVKAKISGLKQIYAVLAHTYSSPIETPVANLRPARDICERCHWPEKFYSGRQRIFYHYAADEKNTPREINMLIKIGGSPKSPTAAGIHWHISSEVYYFARDNKRLDIPYVAVKEKNGTLTEYRQEDSPLTKEEEQAKGQKRLMDCIDCHNRPTHIYRSPGQDMDENFVSGHIDPALPFIKKVSVELLTKPYKTKDEGMIAIATGIEEYYAKNHPKLAGEKAAAIRQAVERVQDIYIRNFFPNMKVSWNTYPDHIGHFYTPGCFRCHDGKHKSAEGKVISKDCDICHIVLEQKQENIRPGTKVKGFIHPTDIGDSMTTMNCSDCHSAGGEDVPGGGGKGK